Proteins found in one Enterococcus sp. 9D6_DIV0238 genomic segment:
- a CDS encoding LCP family protein, giving the protein MKKPVRILIITLLSIILVVVSVGCYAAISFQSAREESEAKLSPINQNFTGDEQTSEKELTVMVVGNDSRDDDEDQGRSDTLMVGHYDGKTKQPKLISIMRDSYMTFPAGSLDKINAAYAYGGAQMTKEVLNTNFDLPINYYVVMDFKEFSDIIDELYPKGVKIDAEKDINLDGVDILKGEQVMDGNTLLQYARFRMDEEGDFGRIRRQQQVMDALIDQSKDLIPIWELPQVAGKIVGKIDTNVPTSLFIDLAKDFLTGKVKPLESLSVPIEGSWNFNDDTPSGSVIELDAPKNADAIQKFLKDTK; this is encoded by the coding sequence ATGAAAAAACCAGTAAGAATACTTATTATCACGTTGTTATCTATTATTCTCGTGGTGGTCAGTGTAGGCTGTTATGCGGCAATCTCATTTCAGTCAGCAAGAGAAGAAAGTGAAGCAAAACTATCACCGATCAATCAAAATTTTACTGGTGATGAACAAACAAGTGAGAAAGAACTGACTGTTATGGTCGTAGGAAATGATTCGCGCGACGATGATGAAGATCAAGGGCGTTCTGATACGTTGATGGTGGGTCACTATGACGGTAAAACGAAGCAACCAAAATTGATTTCTATTATGAGAGATAGTTATATGACATTTCCAGCTGGCAGCCTCGATAAAATCAATGCAGCATATGCCTATGGTGGAGCACAGATGACAAAAGAAGTCCTCAATACTAATTTTGATCTACCGATCAACTATTATGTTGTGATGGATTTTAAAGAGTTTAGTGATATCATTGATGAGCTTTATCCAAAAGGTGTGAAAATAGATGCTGAGAAGGACATTAATTTAGATGGTGTCGATATTCTAAAAGGGGAACAAGTCATGGACGGCAATACTTTATTGCAATATGCCCGCTTTAGAATGGATGAAGAAGGCGATTTTGGCCGAATCAGACGACAACAGCAAGTAATGGATGCGTTGATCGACCAATCGAAAGATTTGATCCCAATTTGGGAACTGCCTCAGGTCGCAGGAAAAATCGTCGGGAAAATCGACACCAATGTTCCGACAAGCTTGTTTATTGATTTAGCGAAGGATTTTCTGACAGGAAAAGTCAAACCATTAGAATCACTTTCAGTTCCGATAGAAGGCAGCTGGAATTTTAATGATGATACTCCTTCAGGCAGTGTGATCGAGCTGGATGCACCTAAAAATGCAGATGCGATCCAGAAATTTTTGAAAGATACTAAATAG